A genome region from Brevinema andersonii includes the following:
- a CDS encoding 3-dehydroquinate synthase: MKNQITFTIDGKEFYVPEDYQQHENFTVISIPENYQVEWDNQEDPVQNIIYTMNKNAKDFLLIDKSVAKLYFEDLSFAEGRSIIIESVENIKNIYTALDIIEQLEKIEFTKTDTLIVVGGGIIQDLGAFVAACFKRGINWIFYPTTLLAMCDSCIGGKTGLNHNREKNQVALFSAPAKVILNINFLKTLTASEIRSGLGEIYKLCIIGGETFFEIYEKLVIDGAVYNIADLKKLILAALYVKKAVIEEDEFEENHRKSLNYGHTFGHAFEILTDYKIPHGQAVALGAVIANKISLDQGLINQDLYQCLKKYAFELVDISLVKTISTENLAKIVKKDKKVLNAEVSLVLIKKLGNIVFVKMLVDESINLLVNKIITKEF; encoded by the coding sequence ATGAAAAATCAAATAACTTTTACTATTGATGGAAAAGAATTTTATGTTCCTGAAGATTATCAGCAGCATGAAAATTTTACCGTTATATCCATCCCTGAAAATTATCAAGTAGAGTGGGATAATCAAGAGGATCCCGTACAAAATATTATTTACACAATGAATAAAAATGCTAAAGATTTTCTTTTGATAGACAAGTCAGTAGCGAAACTTTATTTTGAAGATTTGTCTTTTGCTGAAGGAAGAAGCATTATTATTGAATCAGTTGAGAATATAAAAAATATCTATACGGCGCTTGATATTATTGAGCAACTTGAAAAAATTGAATTTACAAAAACTGATACTTTGATTGTGGTTGGAGGAGGAATAATTCAAGATTTAGGTGCTTTTGTAGCTGCTTGTTTTAAGCGTGGAATCAATTGGATATTTTATCCTACGACGTTACTGGCCATGTGTGATTCATGCATAGGAGGCAAAACTGGTCTTAATCATAATAGAGAAAAAAATCAAGTGGCTCTTTTTTCTGCGCCCGCTAAAGTGATATTAAATATTAATTTTCTTAAAACTCTTACAGCTTCTGAAATCCGATCAGGTTTGGGGGAAATTTATAAGCTTTGTATTATTGGCGGTGAAACGTTTTTTGAAATTTATGAAAAATTAGTAATTGATGGAGCAGTATATAATATTGCTGATTTGAAAAAATTAATACTTGCGGCCTTATATGTAAAAAAAGCCGTTATAGAAGAAGATGAATTTGAAGAAAATCATAGAAAAAGTCTTAATTATGGTCATACTTTTGGCCATGCTTTTGAGATATTAACTGATTATAAAATTCCTCATGGTCAAGCTGTCGCTTTAGGGGCTGTCATTGCCAACAAGATAAGCTTAGATCAAGGATTAATCAATCAAGATCTTTACCAATGCTTGAAAAAATATGCATTCGAATTGGTTGATATCAGCTTGGTGAAAACTATTTCTACGGAAAATTTAGCAAAAATAGTCAAAAAAGATAAAAAAGTTCTTAATGCTGAAGTGTCTTTAGTACTGATAAAAAAGTTGGGAAATATTGTTTTTGTTAAGATGCTGGTTGATGAATCTATTAATCTATTGGTAAATAAAATAATTACAAAGGAATTTTGA